The Pseudomonas sp. MM223 genome segment AGCCAGCAGCATCGTGGCGACGTTGGTCTGGCCATCGCGCCGCCCCAGGCGGTAGACCAGCGCCGTTACCCCAAGCCCCCCTACAAACGCGCAGAACGACAGCAAATAAGGCGCGAAAGCCTCCGGCATGCCGCCAAACCAGGCACCACCGACAATGGCGACCGCGGCCCCCATCGCGGCCCCGGCGGCAACCCCCACCAGCCCCGGGTCGGCCAACGGGTTGCGGAACAGCCCCTGCATGGCCACGCCGGACAGCGCCAGCACCGCACCCACCGCCAGCCCCAGCAGGGTACGCGGCAGGCGAATCTGGCCCAGGATCATCTCGGCCTGTTGCAGGCCGTCAGCCGCAATCGGCAGCCCCAGCAGGCGCAGGCCGGCACGCAAGGTATCGAACAGAGGCAAGCTGACCGGCCCCAGCGCCAGCGACAGCCAGACCGCCAACAGGCACAACAGGCTCAGGCAAATGAACAACGTACGTGGCTGGACCCGCTGCTTCATTGTGCAAAGCTGGCCTGGGCTGCCGGGTAGAAGGTGGCAGCCAGCGACTGCAAGGTCGATGGCAGGCGTGGGCCGAGCCCACCTACCAGCAGCGTCGGGTCCAGTGACACCAGGCGTTTCTCACGCACAGCCCGCGAGGCAGCCAGCGCGGGGTTTTCTTTCAACAGCGCCTGCAAGGCCTGCTCATCGGCCAGCGCCCGGTCGGAAAACACGATCACATCCGGGTCAAGCGCCGCCAAGGCTTCGTTGGAGAAGTTCTTGTAGCCCTGATGCTCTGCCAGGTTGTGCCCGCCTGCCTGGCCCAGCAGCCAGTCGCCCGCAGTACCCTGCCCGGCGATCAGCGGCTTGGCCCCGGCATGGCCGACCAGCAGCAACACCCCAGGTGCCTTTTGCCCGGCCTGAGCCTGTTTGACCTTGGCCTGCACAGCCTCCAGCTGCTGGTGGTAACCCGCTGCCAACGCCGAAGCCTGCTGCTCTGCGCCCAGCAACTGCCCCAGATGCTTGAGGTTTTCATCCACCGCCGCCAGTTCGGCCTTGCTGGAGAACAACTCGACCCGCACGCCGGCCTTGCGGATTTGCGCCAGTACCGGCGGCGGGCCCATTTCCTCGGTACCCACCAGTACATCCGGGCGCAGGCTAAGAATGCCTTCAGCCGACAACTGCCGCTGGTAGCCCACGCTGGGCAATGATTTCAGCGATGCCGGGTGTTGGCTGGTGGTGTCCACACCGACCAGCCGCGCTTCACCGCCCAGTGCGGTTATCCATTCGCTCAGGGCGCCCCCCGCGCTTACCCAGCGTTGCGGCAACTCGGCCGCCAGGGCCTGGGTGGAGAGCACAAGGCTTGCGCACAGGGCGAGCAAGGCGACTGGACGGCGCATCATCGGGTTCCTTCTGAAGGCGAGCCGCGCGCCTTGTGGCGGGCGGCAGAACTGCGCACCATAGATGGCCAGGCGCAGCGAATGCGGGCAATTTGATAATTATTCGCATTGAAGCGTCAAGTCATCATCTGTTTCATGAGTCGTCCTTGCCATGCACTTCCTTT includes the following:
- the hmuT gene encoding Hemin-binding periplasmic protein HmuT (*Name hmuT) produces the protein MRRPVALLALCASLVLSTQALAAELPQRWVSAGGALSEWITALGGEARLVGVDTTSQHPASLKSLPSVGYQRQLSAEGILSLRPDVLVGTEEMGPPPVLAQIRKAGVRVELFSSKAELAAVDENLKHLGQLLGAEQQASALAAGYHQQLEAVQAKVKQAQAGQKAPGVLLLVGHAGAKPLIAGQGTAGDWLLGQAGGHNLAEHQGYKNFSNEALAALDPDVIVFSDRALADEQALQALLKENPALAASRAVREKRLVSLDPTLLVGGLGPRLPSTLQSLAATFYPAAQASFAQ
- the btuC_1 gene encoding Vitamin B12 import system permease protein BtuC (*Name btuC_1), translating into MKQRVQPRTLFICLSLLCLLAVWLSLALGPVSLPLFDTLRAGLRLLGLPIAADGLQQAEMILGQIRLPRTLLGLAVGAVLALSGVAMQGLFRNPLADPGLVGVAAGAAMGAAVAIVGGAWFGGMPEAFAPYLLSFCAFVGGLGVTALVYRLGRRDGQTNVATMLLAGVAMTALGGAAVGLFSYLADDATLRTLTFWNLGSLNGASYERLWPLLLVAAGVAVWLPRRAKALNALLLGEF